In Acinetobacter sp. WCHAc010034, a genomic segment contains:
- a CDS encoding AbiH family protein — protein sequence MNILIVGNGFDLSHYLPTKYDHFMVAMDAIENWDESQGDMRFDDLFGKDYWHKNDKTGEEWQNSFFQHTKAMYKTDEIKISVDQVKELKAQLKENVWYQYFSDHVREVKTWIDFENKIEDALDSVSELFQQISDYYLGHDVLSCEVSPINFKKQKFFGEVISLSERVCQLLCLLNLIHKKKDNIKKGDYSFDDDNSNFFTYFIVNENVKKFTNYDVYDQNKALERLNDELASFIEIFNKYIILIDIMELDVKFCKLPILIDKVYSFNYTNTFGRFYDLTDSQFLHGKSGLTQNIVLGISDLKNEYLKKLKAYGFTKYHQKIFKNTNYKFLYENLAKINEIIENIEFWSNSTIADTWKNSEQISSDQHTIHLLRNELKEIKGCIYIWGHSLDISDENYIKEIFSVNFEKHKNFEIVIYSFSQQAYFDHLCNLLHILGKEKVELWMKKGWLKFEKNPDIAEINGIKPVDLPKIIAKAS from the coding sequence ATGAATATTTTGATTGTTGGGAACGGGTTTGATTTGTCGCATTATTTGCCGACGAAGTATGATCATTTTATGGTAGCAATGGATGCGATAGAAAATTGGGATGAATCTCAAGGTGATATGAGATTTGATGATCTTTTTGGGAAAGATTATTGGCACAAAAATGATAAAACAGGTGAGGAATGGCAAAACAGTTTTTTTCAACATACAAAAGCAATGTATAAAACTGATGAGATAAAAATATCAGTTGATCAAGTTAAAGAATTGAAAGCACAATTAAAAGAAAATGTTTGGTATCAGTACTTTTCAGATCATGTTAGAGAAGTTAAAACTTGGATTGATTTTGAAAATAAAATTGAGGACGCATTGGATAGTGTTTCTGAATTATTTCAACAGATATCTGACTATTATTTAGGTCATGATGTATTGAGTTGTGAGGTTTCTCCAATAAATTTTAAGAAACAAAAATTCTTCGGAGAGGTTATTTCATTGAGTGAAAGAGTGTGTCAATTATTATGTCTACTTAATTTAATCCATAAGAAAAAAGATAATATAAAAAAAGGAGATTATAGTTTTGATGACGATAATTCTAATTTTTTTACATATTTTATAGTCAATGAAAATGTAAAAAAGTTTACTAATTATGATGTATATGATCAAAATAAGGCACTTGAAAGACTGAATGATGAATTGGCTAGTTTTATTGAGATATTTAATAAGTATATAATTTTAATCGATATAATGGAGTTGGATGTAAAGTTTTGTAAGCTTCCTATTCTGATAGATAAAGTATATTCATTTAATTATACTAATACATTTGGTAGATTTTATGATTTAACTGACAGTCAATTTTTGCATGGAAAGTCTGGTTTAACACAAAATATTGTTTTAGGTATTTCAGATTTAAAAAATGAGTATTTAAAAAAATTAAAGGCCTATGGTTTTACTAAATATCATCAAAAAATTTTCAAAAATACAAATTACAAATTTTTATATGAAAACTTGGCTAAAATTAATGAAATTATAGAAAATATAGAATTTTGGAGTAATTCAACTATTGCAGATACATGGAAAAATTCTGAACAAATATCAAGTGATCAACACACTATACATTTATTAAGAAATGAACTTAAGGAAATAAAAGGATGTATATACATATGGGGGCATTCTTTAGATATTTCTGATGAAAATTACATAAAAGAAATTTTTTCAGTAAACTTTGAAAAACATAAGAATTTTGAAATCGTTATTTATTCTTTTAGCCAGCAAGCATATTTTGATCACTTATGTAATTTGCTTCACATTTTAGGAAAAGAAAAAGTTGAATTATGGATGAAAAAAGGCTGGCTCAAATTTGAGAAAAATCCTGACATTGCTGAAATTAATGGTATAAAACCTGTCGATTTACCTAAAATCATTGCTAAAGCATCCTAA
- the serA gene encoding phosphoglycerate dehydrogenase yields MSQHLSLPKDKIRFLLLEGVHQNAIDTLNAAGYTNIDYRKTALEGEALKEAVKDAHFIGIRSRTQLTEEVFEAANKLIAVGCFCIGTNQVNLNAAMIRGIPVFNAPYSNTRSVAELVLAEAILLLRRVPEKSTDTHAGGWNKSAVGSFETRGKTLGIVGYGSIGSQLSVLAESLGMKVIYFDTVTKLPLGNARQVGSLNELLANADVVSLHVPDVPSTRNFMTKEKFAQMKEGAIFINAARGTCVVIEDLADALKSGHVAGAAVDVFPKEPKANGEEFISPLRNLPNVILTPHVGGSTMEAQANIGLEVAEKFVAYSDKGMTLSAVNFPEIALPLTEGKHRLLHIHRNVPGVLSKINNLFAEHGINISGQSLMTKGDVGYLVMDVDATASKEALDTLNEVEGTIRVRVLF; encoded by the coding sequence ATGAGCCAACATCTTTCCCTGCCTAAAGATAAAATTCGTTTCTTGCTGTTAGAAGGCGTTCATCAAAACGCCATCGACACTTTAAATGCTGCCGGATACACCAACATCGATTACCGCAAAACTGCGCTTGAAGGCGAAGCGCTGAAAGAAGCGGTAAAAGATGCGCACTTCATCGGCATTCGTTCGCGCACTCAATTGACTGAAGAAGTTTTTGAAGCGGCGAATAAGCTGATTGCCGTGGGCTGTTTCTGCATCGGCACCAACCAAGTGAACTTAAATGCCGCCATGATCCGCGGCATTCCAGTATTTAACGCGCCGTATTCCAATACCCGTTCAGTAGCTGAACTGGTCTTGGCGGAAGCGATCCTCCTTCTGCGCCGCGTGCCTGAAAAATCGACAGATACGCATGCAGGCGGCTGGAACAAGTCAGCTGTCGGTTCATTTGAAACACGCGGCAAAACTTTAGGCATCGTGGGTTACGGCTCAATCGGTTCGCAGCTTTCTGTACTTGCTGAAAGCTTGGGCATGAAAGTCATCTACTTTGACACAGTGACCAAATTGCCTTTAGGCAATGCGCGTCAAGTCGGCAGCCTAAACGAACTTTTAGCAAATGCTGACGTGGTTTCTTTGCATGTGCCTGATGTTCCGTCTACACGCAACTTCATGACCAAAGAAAAATTTGCGCAAATGAAAGAAGGCGCAATCTTCATCAATGCTGCCCGCGGCACCTGCGTAGTGATTGAAGACTTAGCTGATGCCTTGAAATCAGGTCATGTTGCCGGCGCTGCGGTAGACGTATTCCCGAAAGAGCCGAAAGCCAATGGCGAAGAATTCATTTCTCCGCTGCGCAATTTGCCAAACGTGATTTTGACCCCGCACGTTGGCGGTTCAACCATGGAAGCGCAAGCCAACATCGGCCTTGAAGTGGCTGAAAAATTCGTGGCTTACTCAGACAAAGGCATGACCCTGTCTGCGGTGAACTTCCCGGAAATCGCGCTGCCATTGACCGAAGGCAAGCACCGCCTGCTGCACATTCACCGCAACGTGCCGGGCGTCCTGTCTAAAATCAACAACCTGTTTGCTGAACACGGCATCAACATCTCCGGCCAGTCGCTTATGACTAAAGGCGATGTCGGCTATTTAGTGATGGACGTTGATGCGACGGCCTCTAAAGAAGCGCTGGATACCTTAAACGAAGTTGAAGGCACAATCCGCGTCCGCGTATTGTTCTAA
- a CDS encoding MFS transporter: MQKVQTAVLSRATLMFPLALVLFEFSVYIGNDLVQPAMLAITKDFGVSSAWAPSSMSFYLLGGACVAWLLGPLSDRLGRKKVLLGGVAFFTICCLLILLTHNIESFLALRFLQGFGLSVISAVGYAAVQETFEERDAIKVMALMANISLLAPLLGPVLGAFLIDHVSWHWGFIGIALLSFLSWFGLKAKMPQQQASLPKQPFSHIFDDFKRVFKNKRFLGLTIGLPMVAMPLMLWIALSPVMLVEELGLSSLQYGLAQFPVLGGLILGNIVLIKIIDKLPLGKTVLIGLPLMLAGTAVVVAGLIFPQYFLHCVILGMTLVSFGEGISFSVLYRFALMSSEVSKGTVAASVSVLMMFSFFFVIELVRVLYEYLHIWAYGVSCFALIALWFSFPRAMLNKVLQQRKAEGQF; this comes from the coding sequence ATGCAAAAGGTACAAACTGCGGTTCTCAGCCGCGCCACGCTGATGTTTCCATTGGCGCTGGTATTATTTGAATTCTCTGTCTATATCGGCAACGATCTGGTCCAGCCCGCCATGCTGGCCATTACCAAAGACTTTGGCGTCAGCAGCGCGTGGGCGCCATCATCCATGTCCTTCTATCTGCTGGGCGGCGCCTGCGTGGCTTGGCTGCTGGGGCCATTGTCAGACCGCCTGGGCCGCAAAAAAGTGCTGCTCGGCGGCGTGGCGTTTTTCACTATCTGCTGCCTGCTGATTTTACTGACCCATAATATTGAAAGCTTTCTGGCCCTGCGTTTTCTGCAGGGCTTTGGGCTGTCGGTGATTTCCGCTGTGGGATATGCGGCCGTTCAGGAAACCTTTGAAGAGCGCGATGCCATTAAAGTCATGGCGCTGATGGCGAATATTTCCCTGCTTGCGCCGCTGCTTGGCCCTGTGCTGGGCGCCTTTTTAATTGACCATGTATCTTGGCATTGGGGCTTTATCGGCATTGCGCTGCTGTCCTTTCTCAGCTGGTTCGGCCTGAAAGCCAAAATGCCGCAGCAGCAGGCCAGCCTGCCGAAGCAGCCTTTCAGCCATATTTTTGATGATTTTAAGCGGGTCTTTAAAAATAAGCGCTTTCTTGGCTTGACCATTGGCTTGCCGATGGTGGCGATGCCGCTGATGCTGTGGATTGCGCTGTCGCCGGTGATGCTGGTGGAAGAGCTGGGCCTGAGCAGCCTGCAGTACGGCTTGGCGCAGTTCCCGGTGCTGGGCGGCCTGATTCTGGGCAATATTGTGCTGATTAAAATCATCGACAAGCTGCCTTTGGGCAAAACTGTGCTGATCGGCCTGCCGCTGATGCTTGCAGGCACCGCGGTTGTCGTCGCCGGCCTGATCTTCCCGCAGTATTTCCTGCACTGCGTTATTTTAGGCATGACGCTGGTCAGTTTTGGCGAAGGCATCAGCTTTTCAGTGCTGTACCGCTTTGCCCTGATGTCCTCTGAGGTGTCGAAAGGCACGGTGGCGGCTTCAGTTTCGGTGCTGATGATGTTCAGCTTTTTCTTTGTGATTGAGCTGGTGCGCGTGCTGTATGAATACTTGCATATTTGGGCGTACGGCGTGTCCTGCTTTGCCTTGATCGCGCTGTGGTTCAGTTTCCCGCGGGCCATGCTGAACAAGGTGCTGCAGCAGCGGAAGGCGGAAGGGCAGTTTTAA
- a CDS encoding FAD-binding oxidoreductase, whose product MNAPVALTPELLTQLTAIVGENRIKTDADSLENWGRDHTKHFDPNPSVIVFPSSTEQVQAIVKLANQFSVAITPSGGRTGLSAGAVAANGEIVVSMDKMNQILEFFPADRMVRVQAGVVTEQLQNYAEEQGMYYPVDFASAGSSQIGGNIGTNAGGIKVIKYGMTRNWVLGLTVVTGKGDVLRLNKGMIKNATGYALQHLFIGGEGTLGLVTEAEIKLERQPQDLQVMVLGVPDFEAVMPVLHAFQAKIDLTAFEFFGELAMQKVLANGHVQRPFETECLFYVLLEFEAPFEPIMDKAMEIFEHCMEQGWVLDGVLSQSLDQVESLWRLREDISESIAPFTPYKNDISVLITHVPAFIKEIDEIVASNYPDFEICWFGHIGDGNLHLNILKPVDLSKDEFFAKCQVVNKYVFDTVKKYDGSISAEHGVGMTKKPYLEYSRSAEEIEYMKALKQVFDPKGIMNPGKLFDL is encoded by the coding sequence ATGAACGCTCCAGTCGCTTTAACCCCAGAGTTATTGACCCAATTGACCGCTATTGTGGGTGAAAACCGCATTAAAACCGATGCGGACAGCCTCGAAAATTGGGGCCGTGACCATACCAAGCACTTCGACCCGAACCCGTCAGTCATCGTTTTTCCTTCCTCAACAGAACAAGTGCAGGCGATTGTCAAGCTGGCGAACCAGTTCAGCGTGGCCATTACCCCAAGCGGCGGCCGCACAGGCCTGTCTGCCGGCGCGGTCGCGGCCAATGGCGAAATCGTGGTCAGCATGGACAAGATGAACCAGATTCTGGAATTTTTCCCGGCCGACCGCATGGTGCGCGTGCAGGCGGGCGTGGTGACGGAACAGCTGCAGAATTATGCTGAAGAGCAGGGCATGTATTATCCGGTGGATTTCGCCTCTGCAGGCTCATCGCAAATCGGCGGCAACATCGGCACCAATGCCGGCGGCATTAAAGTGATTAAATACGGCATGACCCGCAACTGGGTGCTGGGCCTGACTGTGGTAACAGGCAAAGGCGATGTGCTGCGCCTGAACAAAGGCATGATTAAAAATGCCACCGGCTATGCGCTGCAGCATTTATTCATTGGCGGTGAAGGCACTTTGGGTCTGGTGACTGAAGCTGAAATCAAGCTGGAGCGCCAGCCGCAGGATCTGCAGGTGATGGTCTTGGGCGTGCCGGATTTTGAGGCGGTGATGCCGGTGCTGCATGCCTTCCAGGCCAAAATTGATCTGACCGCCTTTGAGTTCTTTGGCGAATTGGCGATGCAGAAAGTCTTGGCGAATGGCCATGTGCAGCGCCCGTTTGAAACCGAATGCCTATTCTATGTCCTGCTGGAATTTGAAGCGCCGTTTGAGCCGATCATGGACAAGGCGATGGAAATTTTTGAGCACTGCATGGAGCAGGGCTGGGTGCTGGATGGCGTGCTGAGCCAAAGCCTGGATCAGGTTGAAAGCTTATGGCGCCTGCGCGAAGACATTTCCGAGTCGATTGCGCCGTTTACGCCGTACAAAAACGACATTTCTGTGCTGATTACTCATGTGCCTGCATTTATTAAAGAAATTGATGAAATTGTGGCATCCAATTATCCGGACTTTGAAATCTGCTGGTTCGGCCATATCGGCGACGGCAACCTGCACTTGAATATTCTGAAGCCTGTAGACTTAAGCAAAGACGAATTCTTTGCCAAATGCCAAGTGGTGAATAAATACGTGTTTGATACCGTGAAAAAATATGACGGTTCAATTTCTGCGGAACACGGCGTGGGCATGACCAAAAAGCCGTATTTGGAATACTCGCGTTCAGCTGAGGAAATTGAATACATGAAGGCGCTGAAGCAAGTATTTGACCCGAAGGGCATTATGAACCCGGGCAAATTGTTTGATCTTTAA
- a CDS encoding EamA family transporter encodes MPNAQFIAVLYMVLSMISYQISASFAKQLFSVMDPLSVTILRLCFAAVIVCVMFRSWQVFKRLPFLKWRDLLCYSAALCVMNVLFYMSLGKLPQGIAVGLEFIGPLGLALLSIQRRSDYVWVLLAIAGIALMVPWGQAAGADFSIFGAACALGAGLCWAFYIYFGQKVVHQNIGMHALTIAICLSALILLPIGLYRNAPALLETQYWGKALAIAVLATAIPYALDLKALKQLNKLSYGTLSSLSPALAALAGLLLLGERIGALQWLALLCVMAASVGVTLRSSSGKAAESA; translated from the coding sequence ATGCCAAATGCCCAATTCATAGCCGTGCTGTACATGGTGCTGTCAATGATCTCCTATCAAATCAGCGCATCTTTCGCCAAGCAGCTGTTTAGCGTGATGGACCCGCTGAGCGTCACGATTTTAAGGCTGTGCTTCGCCGCGGTCATTGTCTGCGTGATGTTCCGTTCATGGCAGGTTTTCAAGCGCCTGCCGTTTTTAAAATGGCGCGATTTGCTGTGCTACAGCGCAGCGCTGTGCGTAATGAATGTGCTGTTCTATATGTCGCTGGGCAAACTGCCGCAAGGCATTGCAGTGGGGCTGGAATTTATTGGCCCCTTAGGCTTGGCGCTGCTGTCCATTCAGCGCCGCAGCGATTATGTCTGGGTGCTGCTGGCGATTGCCGGCATTGCCTTAATGGTGCCGTGGGGGCAGGCGGCAGGCGCAGATTTTTCTATTTTTGGCGCGGCCTGCGCCTTAGGCGCGGGGCTGTGCTGGGCTTTTTACATTTATTTCGGCCAGAAAGTCGTGCATCAGAATATCGGCATGCATGCGCTGACCATCGCCATCTGCCTCTCCGCCCTGATTCTGCTGCCGATTGGCTTATACCGCAATGCGCCCGCCCTGCTGGAAACCCAGTACTGGGGCAAGGCTCTGGCGATTGCGGTATTGGCCACAGCAATTCCCTACGCTCTGGATTTAAAAGCCTTGAAGCAGCTGAATAAGCTCAGCTACGGCACGCTTTCCAGCCTCTCTCCGGCTTTAGCCGCCTTAGCCGGGCTGCTGCTGCTGGGTGAAAGAATCGGCGCATTGCAGTGGCTGGCGCTGCTGTGCGTCATGGCCGCCTCTGTGGGCGTGACACTCAGGTCATCATCCGGCAAGGCCGCTGAATCCGCATAA
- a CDS encoding EamA family transporter: protein MPNFNTRPHAQALILLFIAMISMQGSGSLAKILFGQFSVLTVSVMRLLLGALILALLFKIWQINFKQVNWKAIISYGGALAGMNALFYLSLDRLPLGIAVSFEFIGPLSVALYHARQKFDFVWVGLAVAGLALLFPFDQAAQSLDPLGILFALSAGACWALYIISGQKPSGVSGNHTVCLGMFVGMLCLMPVALFSGMTAAVFEPENLAYFLALAVIASALPFSLEMIALRSLSPLIFGTLTSLEPAIAALSGFVFLNEQLLWTQWLALAVIISASIGCTFTTQRAKKLAEEKLRQ from the coding sequence ATGCCAAATTTTAACACTAGGCCGCATGCGCAGGCGCTGATTCTGCTGTTTATCGCCATGATCAGCATGCAGGGCAGCGGCTCGCTTGCCAAAATCCTGTTCGGCCAGTTTTCGGTGCTGACTGTATCAGTCATGCGCCTGCTGTTAGGCGCGCTGATTCTGGCGCTGCTGTTTAAAATCTGGCAGATTAATTTTAAGCAGGTGAACTGGAAAGCCATTATCAGCTACGGCGGCGCCTTAGCCGGCATGAATGCGCTGTTTTACCTGTCGCTTGACCGCCTGCCGCTCGGCATTGCGGTTTCTTTTGAATTTATCGGGCCATTAAGCGTTGCGCTGTACCACGCGCGGCAAAAGTTTGATTTTGTCTGGGTGGGCCTGGCTGTTGCAGGCCTGGCGCTGCTGTTTCCTTTTGATCAGGCTGCCCAGTCGCTTGACCCGCTGGGCATTCTGTTTGCGCTAAGCGCGGGCGCCTGCTGGGCGCTGTATATTATTTCCGGGCAGAAGCCTTCCGGCGTTTCCGGCAACCATACGGTATGCCTGGGCATGTTCGTCGGCATGCTGTGCCTGATGCCGGTTGCGCTGTTTTCCGGCATGACCGCTGCGGTTTTTGAGCCTGAAAATTTAGCCTATTTCCTGGCGCTGGCTGTTATTGCCAGCGCCCTACCTTTCTCTTTGGAAATGATCGCGCTGCGCAGCCTATCGCCGCTGATTTTCGGCACACTGACCAGCCTTGAACCGGCAATTGCCGCGCTTTCAGGCTTTGTTTTCCTGAATGAGCAGCTGCTCTGGACGCAATGGCTGGCTTTGGCTGTGATCATCAGCGCATCCATCGGCTGCACCTTTACCACACAGCGGGCCAAGAAGCTGGCGGAAGAAAAGCTGCGCCAGTAA
- a CDS encoding DUF3817 domain-containing protein, with amino-acid sequence MNIQTLRAVGFLEGMSFLLLLFIAMPMKYMMGNPILVKYVGMGHGVLFIVFLVVLFAVCEKQKWSLKVFILGLIASILPFGPFVFDRKIKHLEQPEAGA; translated from the coding sequence ATGAATATTCAAACTCTACGCGCTGTCGGATTTCTGGAAGGAATGTCTTTCCTGCTTCTGCTGTTTATCGCTATGCCGATGAAATACATGATGGGCAATCCAATTTTAGTGAAATATGTCGGCATGGGGCACGGCGTATTGTTTATTGTGTTTTTAGTGGTGCTGTTTGCGGTATGCGAAAAGCAGAAATGGTCGCTGAAAGTTTTCATACTGGGTTTAATCGCTTCCATCCTGCCTTTTGGGCCATTTGTTTTTGACCGCAAAATTAAGCATTTAGAGCAGCCGGAAGCCGGGGCTTAA